From the Chryseobacterium fluminis genome, the window ATAAAATTCCCAGAACAGAGGAGGCAAGATTAAATCTTACGAATGTACAATTAGACTCTAATGCTCATCTGCCCTATATTACGGGAAAATTTAAATTAAATAAAAATATTGAGGCCTCGGGAGAGATCTCGTATAGTAAAACTGATAAAACAGATGGAAGTGCTTTTATGGTTCAGACTATCGTCAGCTTTAAGAGCCTTAGCGGGAATCTTATGTATATGCGCGCCAGCCCCGATTACGCAGGATATTTTAATAATACGAATAATTTTAACGGAAATCTTCAATATAAACTTTCGAAAAGGATCAGCCTTCTGGCAAATTATGTTCAGGATGCGAGAAATTTCCAGCGTGACACTCTGTTTCTAGCAGCTCCCTACCGGAAGTTTTTGCAGTATGGACTGCAGTACCGGTACACTGATCAAGGATCATTAATGCTTTATAATGGATCTCAAAGATATGAAGATCGCATGATGCCGAAAGAATTCGATTATAAAGAACATTTCTTCAGAGCAACAATAGATCAGCAGATCGGAATTTTTCAGGTAAATCTCCAGGGTCAGTTTGGAAAGACTGATAATTTTATTACCGGATCTTCAGGAAATTCTAGTTTTTATACCGTTAATATCGGTTTTGAGAAATTTAAAACATCATTTAACGTTTTTGGAAGTTATGCCATTACTTCACGTTATCAGATGCAGAAGCAAAAACAGTTGTATTACGGCGTCAGAATTTTAAACCGATTGTCGGATAAGACGAATTTCAGTCTGTTTTATCAAAATAATTATATGCCGGAAGATTATTATACCGACAGAAATCTTTTTGAATTGCTTTTCCATCAGCAGCTTTTTCCCGGCCACGAGCTGGACCTTTCCGGCCGGTACGCTTTGCAGCGGGGTGAGTTGGGAAATAAAGATTTTATTTTCTCTCTCCGTTACACATTGCGAATGAATGTTCCAACCCAAAAGATTGCAGAGTATACAAGTCTTTCAGGAACGATTGACAATCTCGGGGTACAAAAGGTTGACGGAATCCGACTCCGGTTGGGAAATTATTTATCGGTAACAGATAAGAACGGTAATTATATATTTAAAAATGTGATTCCCGGGGATTACGTTCTTGAAATTGACAGATCTACAACGGCTATAAATGATATTCCCAATCTGAACGTTCCGGTTTCGTTATCCTTAAAAAATAAAGAAAATATTTTCAATTTCGGACTAACAAGTGCTGCCTATATAGAGGGAGAAATTCAGTATTCAGAGACCGGCCAGGCAAGTTTTGCCGGACTCTCAGTACACAAAGACAAAAAGAAAAAGGAAAATCTTATTATTGAAGTCTCAAATGGCGATCAGATTTATCGAAAAATGGGAGTCATCGGAGAACATTTTGATTTCACTTATCTCAGGCCCGGGGATTGGAAGGTAAAAATTTACCGGAACGGCTTGGATAAAAGATATAAAATTCCAGTTGATGAATTCGAATTTACTTTAAAACCATCTGAAACCAAAAAATTAGACGTTCATGTCATCAAGCAGCCATCTGAAGTAAAGTATCAGCGGGAAAGTATCAAAGTAAGTTATAACGAAAACAAGAAAAGAAAATAATGTATTGTCAAACTATACTTTTAATAAGCCTAAGTGTATCTTTTAAAATACTGGCACAAACTACCGGGAACAGGTCCGTTGCTGTCACTTTACCGGTTGTGACTTTGATGGATATAGAACCTGCCGGAGCCATCAGTTTAAATTATACAACTCCTACAGAAGCCGGAAATGCTGTAACGGTGCCTACTTCGAATACAACAAAATGGGTCAATTATACTTCCGCCATTGTATCGGGTGGCATAACAAGAAGGATTACTGCATCAATTAATCAGGTTCTTCCCGGAATTGATATCAAAATTCTGGCTGCTGCTGCGTCGGGCTCCGGCGGAGGGACACTAGGTACTCCTGCAGCACAAATTACCCTTACCACAACTGCCCGGACGATCATCAGCGGGATCGGCGGTGCTTTTACGGGAAATGGCATCAATAACGGTCACCGACTTACCATAAGTCTTACTACCAATACCTACGCCAATTTATCTGCACGTACCAGTACACCTGTTGTTATAACGTATACAATCACAGAATAATACTAAATAAATGAAAGTTTATACTATTTTTCTTTATAAAATATTTTTAATTAAGAGCGTACTCATTCTTTTGTTAAGTTTAAGTTTAGATTTAAAATCCCAAAGAGTATTAACTGTTGGAGGAACTAACTGGACCGTTACCATCCCGCCGATATCGGAAGCAGGCTCCAACTATACAGGAACTTATGAAAGCGCGACCAATCAGGTTTTGTTAGGGGCGAGTGTTCCGTTGTTATTAGGGAATGGGAAAGTAAGTGTGCAATATCAGGCCAACCCTACATGGAACAGCAATCTCGTTTTATCAGCAAGGAGAACAGGAAACGGAACAACACCCTGTGCCGGCTGCTCGATCACCGGCGGAACAAGTTACATTACCATTCCTTTAGCAACGGACGTAGAATTGTTCAGAATTACCGCTGTATTAGCATTGGCATCTTATTCTAATATTCCAGTGCAGTTGCAGTTATCAGGAGTTTCGGTAGCCATACCGGCAGCAACGTATAGCAGCTTAGTCGTTTTTACGATAGCAGCCCCCTAAGACAATAACATTCACAATCTGTGGAATCAATCTGATGTAGAGATAGCGAAAATCATTTCATTTTTAACTGGAAAATTTTAGAGATATGTTTTATAAAAATTAAAAGAGGATCTAAAAAACTTTGTAACTTACTGTCTTAGTTAACCACCGATGTAGTGAATAATAATTTTTCTGACATATCATTAATGTCTATCTCTTCTCATCAATCATCTCCTGAAAAAAAAGAGTAAGCAAATTGTTTGATGCGTCTGGCCTGTTCTACTTCAAAGCGAGCCTTAGTTGCAATTTCCCCATAAGCAAATGCACGGGCCATCTGAATCTTTTTGAGTTTGTCTTTTGGTGTATCTTCGGCTCTCACTTTCATTAGCTTATATTCGTTGGTCTGTATTTTATAGGTTGCCTCCTCAAGCTGACGTGCTCTTTTTTCAAATTTTTCAATATGATTATCTATAATAGAAAGGGCTTTATCCAGTGTGCACTTCTCCATATAAGAAGACCACAGTAAAAAAGGCTCCCGAATGGGAATATACTGAATATCCCTCATAATCCAGGCATCAAGTTCTTTTCTGCCGATCGGAGTGAGTATATACTGCTCCACATTCATTTTTTCCCCTGATATTATTTTGTGTTTCCACCAGATTATTTTCCTTCATACTTTTGAGGGCATTGTAGATCTGGCTGGCAGTTGCACTCCAGAAAGGAACTACCGACGTACTCAAGTTCTGAGCAATCTCATAGCCCGTCATAGGTGCGATTTCTAACATTGACATAATGATGTGTTTGGTCGACATAAAATGTTTTATACAAATATAATCATTATAGTATTATTCTCATTTACGCTCCAAAATAGTACTTAAAATACTATTTAAAAAAAACTAGCAAAAACGCATAATTATTATAAATGTTAAATTAATCGATATTTTATTTATAATATATAATTATTTATTATTAACTTTAAAAAATCAATAATAAATATAAAACTTAAAGATTATTAAAATTAAACCTTTTTAAACAAATAGTATTAAAAGTAATATATTATGAAAGAATTAAAAGAGTTATATACAAGACTGGGAGAGCAAAATTTAACTCCTTTATGGCTCGTGGAACAAGATGTATTACCATTGCAGCCAACCCCGGCAGCTGTTCCCTGGCTTTGGAAATGGGATGAACTCTATCAGCTGGCAGCCATGGCAGGCAAACTGATTGAACTTGAAGATGGCGGAGATCGTCGTGCCTTGGGTCTAAGTAACCCCGGTCTTAATGGAAAACCCTATGCTACTGAAACTTTATGGATGGCACTGCAGTGGCTTAATGGAAAGGAGATAGCTCCACCACACCGTCATATCGCACAGGCCTCACGATTTATTATCCAAAGTGAAGGTTCTTATAGTACAGTGGAAGGAAACAGAATATTTTTGGAAAGGGGAGATTTTGTCCTTAACCCTCCCTTACTATGGCATGACCATGGTTCCATCAATAATAACCATGCTATCTGGCTGGATGCGCTGGATATACCTGTAACAAATTATCTGAATGCTAATTTCTTTGAGTCTCATTATTTAGACAAGCAGAAAGTAACTAAAAAAATAAACGCATCGGTATTAAAATATGGTAATGGAAATTACCGCCCTCTATGGGAAGACCCTATTAATGAATACCCTCCAGTTTCAGTATATAAATGGAAAGAAACTTTAAAAGCTCTTAACGGCCTTAAAGAAGCTGACGAAGCTTGTCCTTATGATGATCTGGCATTGGAATACGTTAATTCATTCAATGGCAATTCCTCAATGAAAACTTTTGGAGCTTCCATCCAATTAATACGTCCGAAAATACACACCAAAGCACACCGCCATGTATCCAGCAACGTTTATTATATTTTTGAAGGAAGCGGATATTCGGTAATTGACGGAGTTCGGTTTAACTGGTCTGAAGGAGACTTCCTGGTTATTCCTACCTGGGCCTATCATGAACATTGTAATACTTCAGAAAGTACAGATGCTATTTTATTTTCTGTAAGTGATCGTCCTTTAATGCAGGCAATGGACAAATACCGACAAGAACCCCTTAAGGAGAATGATGGTCATCAAATAGTCCATAGCGTTTTTACGGGGAATTTATAAATTTTTAATCAACTAAATATCAAAAAAAATGAAATTACTTATGTTTACCAGTGGTTCATCAGAGCCAAAATTCGGAGCTTTTGTTCGGGGAAAGATTATTGACCTCAATGAAATTGCGAATCTAGCAGGGCTTAGTCTCCCTACGTCATTACAGGAGTCTTTAAAAAGTGCCGCCGGACTATCGGATGCAGAAAAAGTTATACAATATTCAGAAGAACATTGGGATGACCTGCCTGAATATACTATTTGGAACGAAAATCAGATTCAATGGTTGCCTATAATAAGTTCACCTGAAAAAATTATATGTGTAGGACTTAATTATAAGCATCATATCATGGAAATGAATCGTGAGATGCCTAAAGCTCCAGTATTATTTGCCAAAATGGCTACTACATTAAATGGTCACAAGCAGCCTGTTCCTTATGCAGATGTATCCGATTCATTGGATTTTGAAGCTGAATTGGCAGTAGTTATTGGAAAAAAAGGGAAAAATATAAAAAAACAGAATGCGATGGAATATGTAGTCGGATATTCTTGTTTTAATGATGTAACGGTACGTGAATATCAGTTTCGGACAGTCCAATGGATGCAGGGCAAAAATTTTGATGGACACGGACCGATAGGACCTATGCTTGTCACTCCAAACGAAATAAAAGACCTTTCCTCATCAAAAATCCTGTTGCGCTTAAATGGAGAAATTATGCAAGAATCTTTTATTGGTGATCTCATTTTTGATGTTCCGACCCTAATTGAGGTAATCTCAGCAATTATGACCTTAAATCCCGGAGACATTATTGCAACAGGAACTCCTTCCGGGGTCGGATTTGGAAGGAACCCTAAAGTATTCATGCAGAGGGGTGATGTCGTGGAAGTAGAGATTACCGATGTTGGTATATTAGAAAATACTATAAAATAACGATTCTTTTAAAAAAAATCATGAAAAATACTAAACAACTGACTTTGCAAGAGATTAAAAATGCTCTTCAAAGCACACAAGAAAACTTCTTAAAGCTCTCCAGCCAATCGCTTCTTATAGAAAAGTTATATACCAAACCCTCACCTGCAGAATGGTCTTGCGGTATTGTACTCTGGCATATTGGAGAAGCACGCACTTTCTTTGCCAATGAAATTGAAAAAGTATTACATCATACTGATTTGCCCATAGGAAGAACAATGGATGATCCGGTTCGGTTAGCAAATATCAAAGAAGCTGATATTGTTCAGCCTTCAATAGACAAAATCCTGGATCGCTTAGAAAAAAGTTATTCTAAAGTTACTACAATATTCAAAAATTTAAAACCTTCCGATCTTGAGATAGAAATTCAGCATATGAATCCCAAGTTTGGCTTAATGAAATTAGTAGACTTCATCGACCATTTTATCGTTGAGCATGATCATATTCATTTAGCACAGATTGATAGAATCCTGAAGCAAATTCGTTAATTACCTACCACCATTAAAAAACACTTATATGAATTCTGAAATCTCACAGCATAAAAGGTTGAGTAGAACTAAGCCTAACTATGCACTCCTACTGTTAACCTTAGTTTTCGCATTAGGTTTATTAGATCGAGTTATCTTTAATGTACTTTTAGATCCCATCCGGGAAGAGTTTCACTTATCAGATACTATTATGGGACTATTATCTGGATTTGCGTTTGTTGCTTTTTACTCTGCAATGACTTTTCCTATAGCGCGACTTGCAGATCGCTATAACAGAAGAAATATTATTGTGACCGGTCTTACGATTTGGAGTGCAATGACTGCTTTTAGTGGTTTGGTAACAAATATACTCCAACTTACCATCGCACGGATCCTTGTTGGTTTTGGGGAATCCATGGGCTCTGCACCGGGACATTCTCTTTTATCTGACTTTTTTCCAAAACATGAACGTCCTAAAGCATTCAGTATCTATTCTGGTGGACTTCATCTGGGAATATTACTGGGATATATCATTGCCGGACTTATTGGACAGATGCTGGGGTGGAGGTACGCATTCTTTTTTGCCGGGGTTCCAGGACTTCTGCTGGCTTTAATTATCCGACTAACCATGAAAGAGCCTATACGTGGTAGTTCAGAAGAGCATTATGAACTGAAAGGACTGAAAATACCACTTCGTACCGCAGTTAAAGATATATTTCGTCAACCGAGTTACCGTCTTGTTTTAATCGCAACTACGATGGGTGCTTTTGTCATTTATGCATTCAGCACATGGGAAGCTACATTTCTTAGGAGAATTTATCACTTTGATGGAATACAGATAGGCCTTATTGTGGGAACAGTAAAGGGAGGAACTGGTCTGGCAGGAGCTTTTCTCGGAGGTTGGCTTTGTAATACTTGTGGCAAAAAAAACTATAGGTATATTTTGCAAATTCCTGCGATAGCAACATTTTTATGTGCAGCTTCTTCTCTCATCTTTCTATTTTCAGATAACTCAACAATGGCGATTATAGGCCTCGGTATTACCACATTCTTTCTAGCCTTTCATATTGGAGTTGCCTGGGGAGTTGCTCAAACTGTTACCCGAGTAGAAGTACGTACATTAGCCGCAGCTATATTGACTATCTCATGCAACCTTATAGGCCATGGATTGGGGAGTTCTGTTCCTGGTTTTTTTAATGATCTCTTATCAGAAACTTATCATGTAAATGCAATACGGTATTCATTACTGTCTGCTACGGGAGTTGCCCTGCTTTCAGGACTAATCTATTGGAGAGCGTCTCACCATATAGAAAAAGATATTAATAGCCTGTCAGAACAAAGAAAAGTAACTCCCACTTTTTAAAAATGAAAAATATTCTGAATTATTTACTTTTAAAATCAATTCTATGCATTGTTATTGTAAAAAAATCTTAAGCTCTATCTTTATATTTATATTACTGATATATCAAGCACAGACAGCTAAAGATAGTATTCTTCCAGCGCCCATTATCCAGGCAGAACTTGATGCAGGAACAAGAAAAACATTGATTTCTGCTGTTATTTCAAAAAAAATCGATCAGCGAAAAAAACTAAATTTCCTAAACATTACAGCTGTTCATAGTTTCTACACTTCCGAAGATAAAGTTTTTGACGAAGTATTTACCAATATTGCCATAACCTATAATTATGCAAAATCTTTTGGTGCCGGTGCTGGAATAAAATTTGTAAATACCACTGGAATCACTCCTTTCTTGGCTGCACAGTTTTCTAAGCGTTCATCACGATTATTTTTCACCGTATTTTTTTCTTATATGGTAATCAATATTCCTCTACGGGAAGCCATAATACTAATAAATTATCGTTTTCCTCTTACCTCTAAATATCAATTTTTCACTCAATTATTGGCAACAACTAGCTGGCTGGATTTAAGACTACATCGCAGAAGTCAGCAACAGTTTCGCATAGGTCTTGATTATAAATACTTTCAATATGGACTAGCTGCAGATTTTGACCAATATGGCCTACGACCTGTAACAAAAACAAACTTTGGTTTTTTTATTAGAAAAGAATTTAACTAAATAATAAAACGAAAAAAGTCTCATACAAATGAATGTATGAGACTTTTAATAAAAAACTGGCGGCGACCTACTCTCCCGCTTGTCGCAGTACCATCGGCGCTGGTGGGCTTAACTTCTGTGTTCGGAATGGGAACAGGTGAGCCCCACCGCTAAAACCACCCTAAATAAGGTATATCTTGTATCATGTCGGTTGTAATAGGTACCATGTATTGACATGATACTTTTTACTTTTTACATTTTACAAATTTTATCGGTAAATTTCATCACAAAGGCAAAACCAGTTCTGCACTTATAAGCACTTGTCTTATTATTAATTAATTAAAGTTAAGATTACAGCAACCAATAGGCTATAAATCTACGGGTAATTAGTACTACTCGGCTATGCTGTTACCAACTTTACACCTGTAGCCTATCAACGTTGTCATCTCCAACGACCCTTAAAAGATGTCTCATCTTGAGGCGAGTTTCGCACTTATATGCTTTCAGTGCTTATCTCTTCCAAACGTAGCTACTCAGCGGTGCACCTGGCGGTACAACTGATACACCAGAGGTTTGTTCAATTCGGTCCTCTCGTACTAGAATCAAGCCCTCTCAAACATCTAACGCCCGCAATAGATAGAGACCGAACTGTCTCACGACGTTCTGAACCCAGCTCGCGTGCCACTTTAATGGGCGAACAGCCCAACCCTTGGGACCTTCTCCAGCCCCAGGATGTGACGAGCCGACATCGAGGTGCCGAACCTCCCCGTCGATGTGAGCTCTTGGGGGAGACTAGCCTGTTATCCCCGGAGTACCTTTTATCCTATGAGCGATGGCCCTTCCATACGGAACCACCGGATCACTATGTCCTGCTTTCGCACCTGATCGACTTGTAGGTCTCACAGTCAAGCACCCTTATGCCATTACACTCTACGCACGGTTACCAAGCGTGCTGAGGGTACCTTTGAAAGCCTCCGTTACTCTTTTGGAGGCGACCACCCCAGTCAAACTACCCACCACGCAATGTCCTTCTGAAAGAAGTTAGGCTCCAAGTAAGTAAAGGGTGGTATTTCAACGTTGACTCCACAAACACTAGCGTGCCTGCTTCAAAGTCTCCCACCTATCCTACACATTACTTACTCAAAGTCAATACGAAGTTATAGTAAAGGTTCACAGGGTCTTTTCGTCCCATTGCGGGTAATCGGCATCTTCACCGATACTACAATTTCACCGAGCTCGTGGCTGAGACAGTGCCCAGATCGTTACACCATTCGTGCAGGTCGGAACTTACCCGACAAGGAATTTCGCTACCTTAGGACCGTTATAGTTACGGCCGCCGTTTACTGGGGCTTCAGTCAAACGCTTCGGTTACCCTAACGCCCTTCCTTAACCTTCCAGCACCGGGCAGGTGTCAGACCCTATACAGCATCTTTCGATTTAGCAGAGTCCTGTGTTTTTGATAAACAGTCGCCTGGGCCTCTTCACTGCGGCCAGCATTGCTGCTGGCGTCTCTTCTTCCGAAGTTACGAGACTATTTTGCCTAGTTCCTTAGCCACGACTCACTCGAGCACCTTAGGATTCTCTCCTCGACCACCTGTGTCGGTTTTGGTACGGGTTGCTTCACTTCGGCTTTTCTTGGATCCGATTTCACTATAACAGCTTCGCCCGAAGGCTAGGCCTTGACACTTCCGTCCGTCTTCAATAGCTACGTCGAACCGTCCCCTTTTTAGTGTGAGCAAGTATGGGAATATTAACCCATTGTCCATCCACTACCCCTTTCGGGTTCGCGTTAGGTCCCGACTAACCCTCAGCTGATTAGCATGGCTGAGGAAACCTTAGTCTTTCGGTGAGGGGGTTTCTCGCCCCCTTTATCGTTACTTATGCCTACATTTTCTTTTCTATCCGCTCCACAATACCTCACGATACTGCTTCGGCGCAAATAGAATGCTCTCCTACCAGATATAATAAAATTATAAATCCATAGCTTCGGTAATATGTTTATGCCCGATTATTATCCATGCCGGACCGCTCGACTAGTGAGCTGTTACGCACTCTTTAAATGAATGGCTGCTTCCAAGCCAACATCCTAGCTGTCAATGCAGTCCAACCGCGTTGCTTCAACTTAACATATATTTGGGGACCTTAGCTGTTGGTCTGGGTTCTTTCCCTCTCGGACATGGACCTTAGCACCCATGCCCTCACTGCCGCAGAACATTTATTAGCATTCGGAGTTTGTCAGGAATTGGTAGGCGATGAAACCCCCGCATCCAATCAGTAGCTCTACCTCTAATAAACTTTATTGCGACGCTGCACCTAAATGCATTTCGGAGAGTACGAGCTATCTCCCAGTTTGATTGGCCTTTCACCCCTACCCACAGGTCATCCGAAGACTTTTCAACGTCAACCGGTTCGGTCCTCCACTCTGTGTTACCAGAGCTTCAACCTGCCCATGGGTAGATCACAAGGTTTCGCGTCTAATCCTACTAACTATGCGCCCTATTCAGACTCGCTTTCGCTCCGGCTCCGGACCTGAAGTCCTTAACCTCGCTAGTAAAATTAACTCGTAGGCTCATTATGCAAAAGGCACGCCGTCACCCAACTTGTGGGCTCCGACCGCTTGTAGGCGTACGGTTTCAGGTTCTATTTCACCCTTCTATTCGAAGTGCTTTTCACCTTTCCTTCACAGTACTTGTTCACTATCGGTCTTTCAGGAGTATTTAGCCTTGGAGGATGGTCCCCCCATATTCAGACAGGATTTCACGTGTCCCGCCCTACTCATTTATCATCAAAATATACCTTTCGAATACCGGGCTATCACCGTCTACGGCCGCACTTTCCAGTACGTTCTTCTAAATATATAAAGACTTTTGGGCTAATCCGCTTTCGCTCGCCACTACTTACGGAATCTCTTCGATTTCTTTTCCTCCGGGTACTTAGATGTTTCAGTTCTCCGGGTTTGCTTCTTAATGTAAACATCAAGATGACATGTCTTCAACATGCCGGGTTGCCCCATTCGGACATCTCGGGATCTATTCGTGTGTGCCAATCCCCCGAGCTTTTCGCAGCTTACCACGTCCTTCTTCGCCTCTGAAAGCCTAGGCATCCGCCATACGCCCTTAACGATTTCTTTCCTATTTTTAGGTTACTCAAGCACTTATAAGTGCTCGGTTTTCTCTTTGTGATGTCTTTACCGTTAATGTCAATGATCTTAAATCTTGTAATCATGTAATCCCGAAATATGTACTAATGACGGCTCCGTCATTATGTAGAATATACATTTCCGTAAAATTACCCTCATACATCATACGTATGTACTTACCGTACACCATACAATACGTGGAGAATAAGGGAGTCGAACC encodes:
- a CDS encoding DinB family protein — encoded protein: MKNTKQLTLQEIKNALQSTQENFLKLSSQSLLIEKLYTKPSPAEWSCGIVLWHIGEARTFFANEIEKVLHHTDLPIGRTMDDPVRLANIKEADIVQPSIDKILDRLEKSYSKVTTIFKNLKPSDLEIEIQHMNPKFGLMKLVDFIDHFIVEHDHIHLAQIDRILKQIR
- a CDS encoding spinster family MFS transporter, with protein sequence MNSEISQHKRLSRTKPNYALLLLTLVFALGLLDRVIFNVLLDPIREEFHLSDTIMGLLSGFAFVAFYSAMTFPIARLADRYNRRNIIVTGLTIWSAMTAFSGLVTNILQLTIARILVGFGESMGSAPGHSLLSDFFPKHERPKAFSIYSGGLHLGILLGYIIAGLIGQMLGWRYAFFFAGVPGLLLALIIRLTMKEPIRGSSEEHYELKGLKIPLRTAVKDIFRQPSYRLVLIATTMGAFVIYAFSTWEATFLRRIYHFDGIQIGLIVGTVKGGTGLAGAFLGGWLCNTCGKKNYRYILQIPAIATFLCAASSLIFLFSDNSTMAIIGLGITTFFLAFHIGVAWGVAQTVTRVEVRTLAAAILTISCNLIGHGLGSSVPGFFNDLLSETYHVNAIRYSLLSATGVALLSGLIYWRASHHIEKDINSLSEQRKVTPTF
- a CDS encoding cupin domain-containing protein, whose translation is MEQDVLPLQPTPAAVPWLWKWDELYQLAAMAGKLIELEDGGDRRALGLSNPGLNGKPYATETLWMALQWLNGKEIAPPHRHIAQASRFIIQSEGSYSTVEGNRIFLERGDFVLNPPLLWHDHGSINNNHAIWLDALDIPVTNYLNANFFESHYLDKQKVTKKINASVLKYGNGNYRPLWEDPINEYPPVSVYKWKETLKALNGLKEADEACPYDDLALEYVNSFNGNSSMKTFGASIQLIRPKIHTKAHRHVSSNVYYIFEGSGYSVIDGVRFNWSEGDFLVIPTWAYHEHCNTSESTDAILFSVSDRPLMQAMDKYRQEPLKENDGHQIVHSVFTGNL
- a CDS encoding PadR family transcriptional regulator; translated protein: MSMLEIAPMTGYEIAQNLSTSVVPFWSATASQIYNALKSMKENNLVETQNNIRGKNECGAVYTHSDRQKRT
- a CDS encoding fumarylacetoacetate hydrolase family protein, whose protein sequence is MKLLMFTSGSSEPKFGAFVRGKIIDLNEIANLAGLSLPTSLQESLKSAAGLSDAEKVIQYSEEHWDDLPEYTIWNENQIQWLPIISSPEKIICVGLNYKHHIMEMNREMPKAPVLFAKMATTLNGHKQPVPYADVSDSLDFEAELAVVIGKKGKNIKKQNAMEYVVGYSCFNDVTVREYQFRTVQWMQGKNFDGHGPIGPMLVTPNEIKDLSSSKILLRLNGEIMQESFIGDLIFDVPTLIEVISAIMTLNPGDIIATGTPSGVGFGRNPKVFMQRGDVVEVEITDVGILENTIK
- a CDS encoding COG1470 family protein, encoding MIKSCALYLFILFPVFIFAQKENFVNKKDSLLPGTSTSISFTIENRTSENKIYDIKVETTSPHISPILTNGELRISASESNVYIVPLKVATETPQGKYSVVLNGTERKTGETFTQKTEFRLAGIRKLTLTALHTPEFVKAGETIISTFLLKNSGNVSENLILESKNAVVNEGTSLLLPPGESKIITVSKTTSSVLGKNEYQNLNLSVSSKNNPAETQTAYTTVKMISVKPVEEDIFHRLPVSASLLFIGMRNRGQYNDGFQGEIYGKGALDKDNKNQLEFHAVTKNPVEFSSFTQYEEYFLNYKRENLYVHIGDKNYSSSFLTEYARYGRGAEIKIDLKKISLGGFYNHPRFFRDIKDEFNAYLKLNVTKESEITAGYLYKIPRTEEARLNLTNVQLDSNAHLPYITGKFKLNKNIEASGEISYSKTDKTDGSAFMVQTIVSFKSLSGNLMYMRASPDYAGYFNNTNNFNGNLQYKLSKRISLLANYVQDARNFQRDTLFLAAPYRKFLQYGLQYRYTDQGSLMLYNGSQRYEDRMMPKEFDYKEHFFRATIDQQIGIFQVNLQGQFGKTDNFITGSSGNSSFYTVNIGFEKFKTSFNVFGSYAITSRYQMQKQKQLYYGVRILNRLSDKTNFSLFYQNNYMPEDYYTDRNLFELLFHQQLFPGHELDLSGRYALQRGELGNKDFIFSLRYTLRMNVPTQKIAEYTSLSGTIDNLGVQKVDGIRLRLGNYLSVTDKNGNYIFKNVIPGDYVLEIDRSTTAINDIPNLNVPVSLSLKNKENIFNFGLTSAAYIEGEIQYSETGQASFAGLSVHKDKKKKENLIIEVSNGDQIYRKMGVIGEHFDFTYLRPGDWKVKIYRNGLDKRYKIPVDEFEFTLKPSETKKLDVHVIKQPSEVKYQRESIKVSYNENKKRK